One Gemmatimonadaceae bacterium DNA window includes the following coding sequences:
- a CDS encoding FmdB family zinc ribbon protein: MPLYEYRCPEGHDFEKFYRSINAAPTEERCPACGEVANRLMSTAGLVFKGSGFYITDYGKDGKKAEREAISAEKTKTEASDAAKKAEVKTPEGASPAPESPATEKSKPAAAAASAAAPTATPAEKQKAAPKGKTGE; the protein is encoded by the coding sequence ATGCCGCTCTACGAATACCGCTGCCCGGAAGGGCACGATTTTGAGAAGTTCTATCGCTCGATAAACGCCGCACCGACGGAGGAGCGCTGCCCGGCTTGCGGCGAGGTGGCGAACCGTCTCATGTCGACGGCCGGGTTGGTATTCAAGGGATCGGGCTTCTACATCACCGACTACGGGAAGGACGGAAAGAAAGCGGAGCGGGAGGCCATCTCCGCCGAGAAAACCAAAACCGAAGCATCCGACGCTGCCAAGAAAGCGGAAGTCAAGACTCCTGAAGGAGCGAGCCCCGCTCCGGAATCTCCCGCGACAGAGAAGTCGAAGCCAGCCGCAGCTGCGGCGAGCGCAGCAGCGCCGACAGCCACACCCGCCGAA
- a CDS encoding cytochrome P450, which yields MSGALRPEGPRGRILTGNLRNFADAPLEFLAGVARDYGPIASLRFGRTRAFLVNDPSLIEQVMVTYRARFVKSRPLRAQRRVFGNGLLTNEGDSWLRQRRMAQPAFHRERIAAYANVIVDQTSALVESMQPGDTEEIHSRLKALTVSIVSTALFGGDVAHRTGTLGRALEATMNRYASRRGLSRFAPDWVPLPVNRSYRSAAAAIEDTVLEIIARRRAESAERTDLLSVLMDARYEDGSAMSDTQLRDEAVTLFLGGIDTPALALTWCWYLLSKNAAAANSLASEVDSVLAGRSATFADLPRLCYAEMVVKEAMRLYPPAWLLSRDAVERVEIGGWEVPAGASVLMSPYLMHRSPTYFADAEAFDPGRWRGGALDSIPRFAYFPFGGGPRVCIGASFAMTEMILSLATIAARLRFVLSDDANVEASPSMTLRPRHGVHVVIDPRKAKVLQ from the coding sequence TTGAGTGGCGCCCTACGCCCCGAGGGTCCGCGCGGTCGGATCCTGACCGGCAATCTGCGCAACTTTGCTGATGCTCCGCTGGAATTCCTCGCTGGCGTGGCCCGAGACTATGGCCCAATCGCCAGCCTTCGCTTCGGACGCACGCGTGCGTTTCTCGTCAATGATCCGTCCCTCATCGAGCAGGTGATGGTGACTTACCGCGCGCGCTTCGTGAAATCACGTCCGCTCCGCGCACAGCGTCGCGTTTTCGGGAATGGACTACTGACGAACGAGGGGGACTCGTGGCTTCGCCAGCGGCGTATGGCGCAGCCGGCGTTTCATCGGGAGCGCATCGCCGCATATGCGAATGTGATTGTGGATCAGACATCCGCGCTCGTCGAGTCGATGCAGCCCGGAGATACGGAAGAGATTCATTCTCGTCTCAAGGCCCTCACCGTGAGTATCGTCTCGACCGCACTTTTTGGCGGCGACGTAGCACACCGGACGGGCACGCTCGGGCGCGCCCTCGAAGCAACGATGAATCGCTATGCGAGCAGGCGGGGCCTTTCGCGATTTGCGCCGGATTGGGTCCCCTTGCCGGTGAACCGGTCGTACCGCTCAGCCGCCGCGGCTATCGAGGATACGGTTCTCGAGATCATAGCGCGCCGCAGAGCCGAGTCCGCTGAGCGGACCGACCTGCTGTCGGTGCTCATGGACGCGCGTTACGAGGACGGATCGGCCATGAGCGATACACAGCTGCGCGACGAAGCGGTGACTCTGTTTCTGGGAGGAATCGATACTCCGGCGCTTGCTTTGACATGGTGCTGGTATCTCCTGTCGAAAAACGCAGCCGCCGCGAATTCTCTCGCGAGCGAAGTGGACTCTGTTCTCGCCGGACGCAGCGCGACGTTCGCCGATCTTCCCCGGCTTTGTTACGCGGAGATGGTGGTGAAGGAAGCGATGCGGCTCTATCCGCCCGCGTGGCTGCTTAGCAGAGACGCCGTCGAGCGGGTGGAGATCGGCGGCTGGGAAGTCCCAGCCGGCGCAAGTGTTCTCATGTCCCCATACCTGATGCATCGCAGTCCAACGTACTTTGCCGACGCGGAAGCCTTCGATCCGGGCCGATGGCGAGGGGGCGCGCTCGACTCGATCCCGCGGTTCGCCTATTTCCCGTTTGGTGGAGGACCGCGCGTCTGCATCGGCGCGTCCTTCGCAATGACGGAAATGATCCTGAGTCTTGCCACGATCGCCGCTCGCCTCCGATTCGTTCTTTCGGACGACGCGAACGTCGAAGCTTCGCCGAGCATGACCTTGCGGCCGCGTCACGGGGTTCACGTGGTGATCGACCCGCGAAAGGCCAAAGTGCTTCAATGA